One Cryptomeria japonica chromosome 9, Sugi_1.0, whole genome shotgun sequence genomic window carries:
- the LOC131037993 gene encoding uncharacterized protein LOC131037993, protein MGLLMQRRRRRRQMNRFNFKQEVTTFRAFYWIGVLLFSTLLFLACYGGSSSFIELPVADHDGLYRGVAFRDFQQNYRIGGRRFLSGPGSSPPRCISKCGKCTPCKPVHVPVPPGTPVTEEYYPEAWRCKCGNKLYMP, encoded by the exons ATGGGTTTGTTAATGcagagaaggaggaggaggaggcagaTGAACAGGTTTAATTTTAAGCAGGAGGTGACCACTTTCAGAGCTTTTTACTGGATTGGAGTATTGCTGTTCTCAACATTATTGTTCCTGGCTTGTTATGGTGGATCCTCTTCTTTCATTG AACTCCCAGTTGCAGACCATGATGGACTCTACAGAGGAGTAGCTTTCAGGGATTTTCAG CAAAACTACAGAATTGGAGGAAGAAGATTTCTGAGTGGACCAGGGTCCTCTCCACCTCGTTGCATCTCCAAATGTGGCAAGTGCACCCCATGCAAGCCTGTTCATGTGCCTGTACCACCAGGAACCCCTGTAACAGAAGAATACTACCCAGAGGCGTGGAGATGCAAATGCGGTAACAAATTATACATGCCCTGA